TTATGATTGATAAAATAAGTTAATTGTGTTACTGTAGGCAACGCAGAACATTAATAATCCAAAAGATGGTTGAAGCTGCTTACCTCCTTTTGCTTCTGAAGAGGCCCAACAGAAGACAATAAATACTTTATATTGGGTCTGTCCCTAGCTTCAAACTGCAAGCACTTTGATGCAAGATCGACTAATTTTGAAGCATCGTCATTAGCATATTGCCCTTCTAAGGAGGAATCCATCAATAGCAGTATGTTCTTTCCCCTTATCAAATCAAGTGCCTGTAATTCGAAACAAATGACGTGAGAAATTCactggcatggcaacagtgatgGATGACAATACAACACCCTAGCATAATGCTGATATGTTCTTTGGGCTGCACTTGGCTTCAAGTATAAGGGTATGTTTGGATGGTGAACAAAACCAACCATACCATCTTTTAGTCTTAGCCAAAATTTTGGCTCTTGTTTGGATGTTACCAATATTTTGGCATATCTGTGCTCTCTAATCAACTCTTGTTCACTTTTCTGGCAAACATTGGCCAAAAAAAAAACATGGACAACCAAAACCTTAAGCAAAATATTGGCTAGCCAAATTTTGGTAGGGTTGGCTTCGGctcaaaccaaacacaccctaagacATTCCAGATGAGATGGTTATGTGCCCTGCTTATTATCAATCAAGAAATCTAGTCCTTAGAAGATTCAAGCTAATGGTTCAAAACTCATTTGAGCTTCCAGCACGATAATTAAATAACAGTATGGTACTATCCATGATGCAAGAAACTGATAACAAGAAAAGTGAAGATTGAAATGAAGCATACATGACTTGGAGGAATGTGTTTCCCACTCAAAAGATCCAACAGAACTGTTCCGTAGCTATATATCACACTCTCAGCGATGACTCTGCCTGCCATTAAAGAGTCAAGCAGAAATTATTCAGTGCAGTCCAAAGAGCACGTGCAGAGCAGTTCAGGAATAAAAAGAGAAAATGCGATCAGTTTATCGCAACGACCCACAAGGTACCTATCATCTGATACTGAGGGAACACGGAAGTGTTTTTAAAAGATAAATTCATTACAGGTTCACAGATTACCTCTGTGGACACAATAAGAGCACCAATCTTATATCTAATGAGCTTAAAATAAGTCCACATCTTCACTTGTAATGGATAACACCAATGGTATTAGCTAATTATGAACTTGGAGGGATCATGTGGTCATGCGTACCCGTTCGTAGGAACTCTGGCGGGGTGTAAGCCAGGTTAGTGCTATAACTTTTTCCGTCGCGGCTGTTCTTCATTAGCCCAAAACTTGACAAGCGAGGATCACCTTCCTGATGGCAAACATATGTTGTTCATGACAATGAGAATTTGCTCAGTAGCTACAGAGGTCAATCAAATTTCATAAAAAGTTTCATGAGAAAAATTCCACGTTCATGTAAGGAGTAACAGCAGCTATGATGCAAAAGTCAGCTGTAAAGAAGTAGCCAAACTAGATTTCCATCGGTAAGGTGATCCTTGCTTGTCAAGTACCTATCGAACCAGACAGGCAAAGCCATGCGTACCTCATCAAAAAGTACTCTGTAGGCATTCAAGTCATGATAGATTTTCCTGTTCTCTGCATTGCAATGATCGAGAGCTTGTGCAATGTAGTGTGCGACCCTCAACCGCATTTCCCATGGCAACGGCTGCTTATCCCCTGCGAAGAGGCAGACCACACTCCAGTCAAACAACAAAACAAATATAGCACCACATGGTATGTGTGGTCAGCATCTTCATATTTGAAATTAAGTCATGATTATGATGATTTAGGTAAAATCCAAAAAGAAATATAGGAAGAGAGAAAATGCAGACACGCCCAGATGGTCCTGGCAAATTAACCACATCTGTTTATGCACGAGACAGCAAGAGACAAATGTGGTAATGGCAGAGGTGCATTAAGCTCTTCAATCAATGCAGAGGGGAATCATGTTTTGATCCAACCTCCACGGATCAAGTAGTAGTAGTACGTCAgagcccgtagcaacaacaactATAACTAGCTGGATATTATGGATATGAATAGACAGTAGCACGTACAGTGGAAGAGGTGCTTGGACAATGTGTCGTTGGGCATGTACTCCGCGACGAGCAGCCTCTCGTCACCCTCGGCGCAGCAGCCAATGAGGTTGACGAGGCGCTTGTGCCGCACCTTCCCCACGCCGGCCGCTTCCGCCTGCAGCAATCAAACCGTAAGATCCGGAACGGGATCCTCGAGCGGAGACGCACAAACAGACAAGGCATTTGCATTGGGGTGCAGGGGCGAGGGGGCGCGTACGAGGAACTGCTGCGGGTCGGGCCACGAGAGGCGGGAGAAGCGCTTGACGGCGATGAGGCGGCCGCCGTCGAGGCGGCCCCGGTAGACGACGTTGGGCGCCTTCTCGCCGCTCTCGGAGACGATGAGGTCGGCGCTGAAGCCCTTGGTGGCGGCCCGCAGCTCGGCGAGCCCGAACTCCCTGAAGACCGGCACCGCCCGCTTCGCCCCGTCCTTGTCGTCGCCGTCCGCGCCCGCCCCGTCCGCTCCGTTCGCCGCCTCTTCCGAGGAGCAAGAGAGCAGGCCAGATTAGATTCGTTCCGGACACACGCATTCGCTGGGGGGTTAGGGTTTAGGAGGCGGCGGCAATGGCGGCGGGCCCGCCTGCCTGCTTGATTGCTTACCGGGATCTGCGGAGTCGTCGGGCGGgagggcggcgtcggcgtcgggcggGAGCGGCTTCCCCGCCGGCTTGGACTGGAAGCACCCCATCGGAGATCTGCTAGCCTGCCAGCGAATGGAACGCGAGCGGTGGAACGAaggtgggggagggagggagggagagcgtGTGTGAATGTGGACTGGTGGAAGGAGGAAGCAGGAGAGGCGAGTGTGGCAGAGTGAGGTCACTGGGGTGGGAGGCAGCGCTCCGAGAGAAGCGCGGCGGCAGCAGAGCGGGGCAGGGATCCGCTGGGTGCGCACCAAACACCGCGCAGCAGCCGTACGCTGCTAGTACTGTGTATAATTTTTTTATAAATGGAAAAAGGATGCAGAAAACATCATTAGATTCAATAGAGTATTTTGCAAAGACGAAAGAAGTATCTGCTCTTCTGTCTATTGTGTATTCATTCGATCAGATCAGAATCAAATCGATGGTTTATGATGAACGAGGGACCGACCGACCAAGCAATGCTGTGCGCAGAAGATGAATAAGGCCAGTAGAATCTGCCTCTGATTCTTTTCTTTCGAGAATACCAGCTGCCTCTACTTCCATTAAAAAAATTGGCAGGCTAACATTTTGGCTAGATTTGCATTATCCGCATTATCCAGCTAAACTTGACCACAGTGCATaggcatgatttttttttcaatcaTCCACACctaaataaatccaaaaaatggcTGGATACACCAGAATTTGCACAATATTGTTCATatgtggcatatctttctttttTTTTAAGTTAGGAGGAGAGCTGCTAAGATTCCATTAAGAAAAAGTACGTTGATGGCAAGAACTGCTTGCTCGGTCTATTAAAGGCGAACCGGACAAACACCTGAACAGAGCAACTACACCTAGTTAAACTAAGTCGCTAGCACCATAAGACATGCAAAAATGCTGGAAAAAACTGAACATGACGGAGCAGAGCACATCGCAGCCCATTGCGGTGTCATCGTACATCATCCGTCGCACTTGCGACCCGATGACTTGGAATTCGCTGCAACAACACAGGAGCACCCGCATCGGCATGTCCGCCACAGGCGTGTTCTTCAACCTCATCAACATTGGAGAGAAGACATATCTAAAGAGAGGCGGACAGTGCCGCTTCGATCCCGAGAGGAGGATGAACAAGGCTTGCCTGACGCTCCACGCATGTCAAGTGTGATTCTGCTACCCTCCACGGCCAACCACGGACGGCCGCGCTGTCAAAGGCTCCACAGTCGAAGCCCGACCATCCAGACCACTGCCAACAAGGTGCGCCCACCAACAACCTCTCTCAAAACAATGCTTCCAGCGAAATAAGGTCGCCAAGGCCACCCCATTGTTGATCCTACAAGGCGGATATATATTTCCACCCGAAGAAGGATCCCAAAGGTAGGAGGGTGATCGATCTCCTtggtgatgccttcaagaaggaaagcGGCATCCTAACTTCCCCCTCGCtcgttgatacgtcttcaacgtatctataatttttgattgtgtcatgctattatattatcaatcttggatcctttatatgcattttatgctattttatatcacttttttggactaatctattaacccagtgtctagtgccagttgttgttttctgcttatttttggcttttcagaaaatcaataccaaacaaagtccaaacacgatgaagctttacggtgatttttttggaccagaagggaccctagaaggttcgagAGGAGACCAAAAGAGCTGCAGGAGAGCCACGAGCTCACAGGGCGCGCCCCTGAGCTCGTGGGCCCCACGCAActtcgtttgacctaattccacctctataaattcacgtatattcccaaaccaacagagagccacccgaaacactttttccgccgccgcaagtttctgttcatCCGCGGTCCCATCTGGAGGCTTTTcacggtactctgccggagggggaatcaatcacgaagggcttctacatcatccttgctaccttccgatgatgcgtgagtagttcactacagacctacgggtccatagctagtagttagatggcttcttctctctctgtgtgtgatcttcaatgcaatgttctcctcgatcttcttggagttctatctgatgtaatcttattttgcggtgtgtttgttgggatccaatgaattatgggtttatgatcagattattcattgaatgAAATTGAGCCTTTTATGAAAATTATTATGCataattgttatagctttgtatttctctccgatttaTCCTTTTggtctggccaactagattgatttatcttcactgggagaggtgctttataatgggttcaatcttgtggtgtcctcacccaatgacaggggtagcgaggcacgtatagtGTTGTtaccattaagggtaaaacgacggggtttattcatattgattgggtttactttgtctacatcatgtcatcttgcttaaggcgttactccgtttgtCATGAACTTgataccatagatgcatgttggatagtggtcgattggtggagtaatagtaatagatgcaggcaggagtcggtctacttgtcacggacatgatgcctatatacatgatcattgccatgaatatgtcataactatgcgcttttctaccaactgcccaacagtaatttgtttacccactgtatgctatgtgtttgacagagaagcctctagtgaaaactatggcccccgggtcgacttttatcatattgctaaaaaacaaaaatactttgctacaattttactcttttattttacttttatttttatcTATCTGTTAGTATCAGAATTGATCCTTGAAAGTaatgagttcaaggggattgacaaccctcttgcccgcgttgggtgcaagtatttacttttgtgtgtgtaggtattgAAGATAGGAATTTGCGTGGTTTTCCTATTGggtcgataaccttggttctcaccgagagaaatacttatctctattgtaccgcttcacccctcctcttcggggaaatcccaatgcaGTTTACAGGTAGGAGGAAGAATTTATGGCGTCTTTGCTGGGGCGACACGTCAAATTCTTGACAGGTTCCTACAtacaaactatcatctacttgttatactttctatttgcctttttatttgtcgttttgtttgcctctctttttcatctccctccacttctctaaaaaatcagaaacacaaaaatattttactTTGTTAATTTGCTTGTTTGCTTGCAATAATCATGTCATCACACAAAAACAAAGAGTAAAGacttatggatccacttaaagttttctacttggatcatctttgatccatttGTGCTCATGCTATGaacccaactagtttagttgaggaaaaatcattagatgagcatgcttattttgtgcgTCAGTGGTTGTCTCAAAAGGGGAGACTCATATGGAATCAAAGAAATTGTTTGCTATACTATGTTTGGGATCTatgcgaaatatatgattttacttgttgctctagaaaGGACCTTAAAAAGCAACTttcctacctatgtgagtttaatgataatgaaatcttattttcttatgctaagggtgtttatagttactatgatatcgaaaaagttgaagaaattgttgcttttaagggtgtttTACCTCCACAAgagggcctggacctgggtaaaacatcgtctctcTGTTCCTGTTACCATCTATctgagatccacagctcgggaccccctaccccgaggtctgccggttttcacaccgacaccgTGGGACTTGCTTGAGGCCATAAAGAGCCTTGTTGAGTCTggagactttgtcaggatgctttggatcctcaaaacctggtggttgaaaaacatatacttcttcctcgagcttaccattgaggattgcacttttcacatccatttgatataagtgatcattgtgatggttagcatatgcAAGCACTAtacgtatagcttcaagcctagcaacatgTGCAAATGTCTCACTGAAATCAATAccctcaacctgtgtgtagccttgtgcTACAAGACGGGCCTTATTCCTCGCCACTTGGCcatttttgtcttgtttgttgcagtagatccacttGGTGCCGATGACATTGTGCTTGCGTGGATCGGGACAATTGACAAGCTCCGACACATTGTTGAACTCGAATTTTtgcaattcttcttgcatggcttgaatccattcgggatccagaaatgcttcataaactttggtgggctctgtgatagagacaaatgcaaaatgcccacaaaagttagctaaGTGTGAAGCTCTTGAGAGAGTGAGGGGACCAAGTGCAttgatgtttgatacgtctccaacgtatctataatttttgattgcttcatgctatattatattctgtttagGATGATTactgggctttgttatacacttctatattatttttgggactaacctattaaccggaggcctagcccaaattgctgtttttttgcctattttagggtttcgcagaaaaaggatatcaaacggaatccaaacggaatgaaaccttcgggaacgtgatttttggaacgaatgtgagccagaagacttggagtccacgcCAGGGCATCACCCAGGgtggcacgaggtaggggcgcgcctaccccccccccaggcgcgccctccaccctcgtggggcccatgttgctccaccgacgtacttcttcctcctatatatacctatgtacccccaaactaccagacacagagccaaaaacctaattccaccgacgcaaccttctgtacccgtgagatcccatcttggggccttttccggcgctccgcctgagggggcattgatcacggagggcttctacatcaacaccatagcctctccgatgatgtgtgagtagtttacttcagaccttagggtccatagttattagctagatggcttcttctctctttttggatctcaatacaaagttcttgccctctcttgtggagatctgttcgatgtaatcttcttttgcggtgtgtttgttgagaccgatcaattgtgggtttatgatcatgtttatctatgaacaatatttgaatcttctctgaattcttttatgtatgattggttatctttgcaaatctcttcgaattatcggattagtttggcctactagattgatctttcttgcaatgggagaagtgcttagctttgggttcaatcttgcggtgtcctttcccaatgacagtaggggcagcaaggcacgtatagtattgttgccatcgaggataacaagatgggttttatttcatattgcatgagtttatccctctacatcatgtcatcttgcttaaggcgttactctgttcttataaacttaatactctagatgcatgctggatagcggtcgatgtgtggagtaatagtagtagatgcaggcaggagtcggtctacttgtctcggacgtgatgcctatatacatgatcatacctagatattctcataactatgctcaattctgtcaattgctcaacagtaatttgttcacccaccgtaaatacttatgctctcgagagaagccactagtgaaacctatggcccccaggtctattttccatcatattaatcttccaacactttgttattttcattgccttttattttactttgcatctttattataaaaataccaaaaaaaattatcttatcatatctatcagatctcactttcgtaagtgaccgtgaagggattgacaacccctttatcgcgttggttgcgaggagtttgtttacttgtgtaggtacgagggactcgcgcgtggcctcctactggattgataccttggttctcaaaaactgagggaaatacttacgctactttactgcatcatcctttcctcttcaagggaaaaccaacgcagtgctcaagaggtagcaagaagatttctggcgccgttgccggggagtctacgcaagagtcaacataccaagtacccatcacaaacttatctcccgtattacattatttgccatttgcctctcgttttcctctcccccacttcacccttgccgttttattcgccctctcttttccgttcgcctctttctcTTGGTCCTTGCgttttctgccgttatgtctgaaattggggaaacttttgccgatatggacaataataataacatggaaaattttgatgctctttccgaagaaccccctatcttagaTACAAAAAAAatccgaatcggtagtggtaatattattgggaaaggggttattcaagatttctttacttgtgccggtgctttgccttctatgagtagatctattcttcatagaactagtagtcttgcggacgctattgccatgcttatagttgaacttgaaaggcaatttatgcacgtgcatccttgcatacaaaggatttttctagaattttctaatattgagcattcttctgttaagcgcgctgctacca
This DNA window, taken from Triticum aestivum cultivar Chinese Spring chromosome 1D, IWGSC CS RefSeq v2.1, whole genome shotgun sequence, encodes the following:
- the LOC123181434 gene encoding serine/threonine-protein kinase BSK2 isoform X1, with translation MGCFQSKPAGKPLPPDADAALPPDDSADPEAANGADGAGADGDDKDGAKRAVPVFREFGLAELRAATKGFSADLIVSESGEKAPNVVYRGRLDGGRLIAVKRFSRLSWPDPQQFLAEAAGVGKVRHKRLVNLIGCCAEGDERLLVAEYMPNDTLSKHLFHWDKQPLPWEMRLRVAHYIAQALDHCNAENRKIYHDLNAYRVLFDEEGDPRLSSFGLMKNSRDGKSYSTNLAYTPPEFLRTGRVIAESVIYSYGTVLLDLLSGKHIPPSHALDLIRGKNILLLMDSSLEGQYANDDASKLVDLASKCLQFEARDRPNIKYLLSSVGPLQKQKEVASHVLMGITKTASVLPTILSPLGKACAGMDLTAVHDILLKTGYKDDEGAENELSFQEWTQQVQEMLNTKKFGDIAFRDKDFKTAIDYYSKLVGMMSVPSATVFARRSFSYLMNGQSELALRDAMQAQVCMPEWPTAFYLQALALSKLGMETDAQDMLNDGATFEAKKQNSWRG
- the LOC123181434 gene encoding serine/threonine-protein kinase BSK2 isoform X2, which translates into the protein MGCFQSKPAGKPLPPDADAALPPDDSADPEAANGADGAGADGDDKDGAKRAVPVFREFGLAELRAATKGFSADLIVSESGEKAPNVVYRGRLDGGRLIAVKRFSRLSWPDPQQFLAEAAGVGKVRHKRLVNLIGCCAEGDERLLVAEYMPNDTLSKHLFHWDKQPLPWEMRLRVAHYIAQALDHCNAENRKIYHDLNAYRVLFDEEGDPRLSSFGLMKNSRDGKSYSTNLAYTPPEFLRTGRVIAESVIYSYGTVLLDLLSGKHIPPSHALDLIRGKNILLLMDSSLEGQYANDDASKLVDLASKCLQFEARDRPNIKYLLSSVGPLQKQKEVASHVLMGITKTASVLPTILSPLGKACAGMDLTAVHDILLKTGYKDDEGAENEQVQEMLNTKKFGDIAFRDKDFKTAIDYYSKLVGMMSVPSATVFARRSFSYLMNGQSELALRDAMQAQVCMPEWPTAFYLQALALSKLGMETDAQDMLNDGATFEAKKQNSWRG